The genomic segment TAAACGGAGCGGTCCCGCCAGTCTTTGACTTGGCGAGGCCGCTCCGCTTTTAATGACCGTCGATCAGGCGCCCTTCTCCGGCGGAGTCAAAATGATCTGCCCGTCGCTAAGCTCCAGTCTGACTTTATTTGTATCTTTAATCCCAATCGCCTGCAGATAGTCCGCGGGCACCTGCAGCCGCCCCGCCTTATCCAATATTGCATATTCGACATGAGACTCTTCCTGCTCGGGGCTCGCCTCGAGCTCTTTTAATTCCTCGTCGTATGACTTGCGCCGCAGCATCTCCGAGCTGATCTTGCCGTCCCGGATCGCGACGACGCGGTCGACCTTCTTCGCGAGCAGCGGATCGTGCGTGACGATGACGATGGTCAGGTTCAACTGCCGGTTGAGGTCGCGGAACAGATCGAGGATCTGCTCGGCCATGCGGGAGTCGACCGATCCGGTCGGCTCGTCGGCCAGCAGCAATCGAGGCTGGTTGGCGAGCGCGATGGCGATGGCGACGCGCTGCTGCTCGCCGCCGGACAGCTGATGCAGCTTGTTCCGCGCCCGGTGTCCGAGCCCGACCGCTTCCAGCAGCTCCAGTGCCCGCAGCCGCTTGCGCCGGCCGGACAGCAGGATGGGGAGCTCCACGTTTTCCAGCGCGGTTAGATACGGAATGAGGTTGCGGGCGTTGTTTTGCCAGACGAACCCTACGCTTTCGCGTTTGTAACGGACGAGCTCCGACTCTTTCATCTTCAGCATGTCTTTTCCGTCGACGGTGAGCGAGCCTGCCGTGGGACGATCCAGCCCGCCCAGCATATTGAGAAGGGTGGACTTGCCGCTGCCGCTGTTGCCGATGATCGCCATCAGCTCCCCGCTCTCGACCGACAGGTCGAGCCCCTGCAGGGCGAATACCTCTAGATTCGAGGCTTTGTAGATTTTCACCAAGCCGTCGCATTGGATCATCGGTTAATCCTCCCCCAGCTTGAGCGCTTGATGGATGCGGATGCGCGTCAGCATGAACCCGAGTATGCCGAGCCCGACCGCCAGCATGAAGAACACCGTCGAATAGAGCCTGATATAATCGAGCCGCGCGAAGATGACCTCGAAGGGCGGAACCAGCGTGC from the Cohnella hashimotonis genome contains:
- a CDS encoding ABC transporter ATP-binding protein, giving the protein MIQCDGLVKIYKASNLEVFALQGLDLSVESGELMAIIGNSGSGKSTLLNMLGGLDRPTAGSLTVDGKDMLKMKESELVRYKRESVGFVWQNNARNLIPYLTALENVELPILLSGRRKRLRALELLEAVGLGHRARNKLHQLSGGEQQRVAIAIALANQPRLLLADEPTGSVDSRMAEQILDLFRDLNRQLNLTIVIVTHDPLLAKKVDRVVAIRDGKISSEMLRRKSYDEELKELEASPEQEESHVEYAILDKAGRLQVPADYLQAIGIKDTNKVRLELSDGQIILTPPEKGA